One genomic window of Haloferax mediterranei ATCC 33500 includes the following:
- the pccA gene encoding propionyl-CoA carboxylase biotin carboxylase/biotin-carboxyl carrier subunit translates to MFSKVLVANRGEIAVRVMRACEELGVRTVAVYSEADKHGGHVRYADEAYNIGPARAADSYLDHESVIEAARKADADAIHPGYGFLAENAEFARKVEDSEFTWVGPSADAMERLGEKTKARSLMQDADVPVVPGTTEPADSAEDVKAVADDYGYPVAIKAEGGGGGRGLKVVHSEDEVDGQFETAKREGEAYFDNASVYVEKYLEAPRHIEVQILADEHGNVRHLGERDCSLQRRHQKVIEEAPSPALSEDLRERIGEAARRGVRAAEYTNAGTVEFLVEDGEFYFMEVNTRIQVEHTVTEEVTGLDVVKWQLRVAAGEELDFSQDDVEIEGHSMEFRINAEAPEKEFAPATGTLSTYDPPGGIGIRMDDAVRQGDEIGGDYDSMIAKLIVTGSDREEVLVRAERALNEFDIEGLRTVIPFHRLMLTDEAFREGSHTTKYLDEVLDPERIEAAVERWSPEAVAGDEEEGEVTERTFTVEVNGKRFEVSLEERGAPAIPLGGASAAASASKPSGPRKRREESDEGGQQVIEGDGESVAAEMQGTILAVEVDEGDDVEPGDTVCILEAMKMENDVVAERGGTVSQVLVGEGDSVDMGDVLLVLE, encoded by the coding sequence ATGTTCAGCAAGGTTCTCGTCGCCAACCGAGGCGAGATCGCAGTGCGCGTCATGCGTGCGTGCGAGGAGCTTGGAGTCCGAACTGTCGCGGTCTACAGCGAGGCCGACAAACACGGTGGGCACGTACGCTACGCGGACGAGGCGTACAACATCGGCCCAGCCCGTGCGGCCGACTCCTACCTCGACCACGAGTCAGTCATCGAAGCAGCCCGGAAGGCTGACGCCGACGCTATCCATCCGGGGTACGGATTCCTGGCTGAGAACGCCGAGTTCGCCCGAAAGGTCGAAGATTCCGAGTTCACGTGGGTCGGTCCGTCCGCCGACGCGATGGAGCGACTGGGTGAAAAGACGAAGGCCCGGTCGCTCATGCAGGACGCCGACGTGCCGGTCGTCCCCGGTACGACCGAGCCCGCAGACTCCGCCGAGGACGTGAAAGCCGTCGCCGACGACTACGGCTACCCGGTCGCCATCAAGGCCGAAGGTGGCGGTGGCGGTCGTGGCCTGAAGGTCGTCCACTCCGAAGACGAGGTCGATGGCCAGTTCGAGACGGCAAAGCGAGAGGGTGAGGCGTACTTCGACAACGCCTCCGTCTACGTCGAGAAGTATCTCGAAGCGCCGCGCCACATCGAGGTGCAGATTCTCGCCGACGAACACGGAAACGTCCGTCACCTCGGCGAGCGTGACTGCTCGCTCCAGCGCCGCCACCAGAAGGTCATCGAGGAAGCGCCGTCGCCTGCGCTCTCCGAGGACCTGCGCGAGCGTATCGGCGAGGCCGCCCGACGCGGTGTCCGCGCGGCGGAGTACACCAACGCCGGGACGGTGGAGTTCCTCGTCGAGGACGGCGAGTTCTACTTTATGGAGGTCAACACGCGTATCCAGGTCGAACACACCGTTACCGAGGAAGTGACGGGTCTCGACGTGGTGAAGTGGCAACTGCGCGTCGCCGCGGGCGAGGAACTCGACTTCTCGCAGGACGACGTGGAAATCGAAGGCCACTCGATGGAGTTCCGCATCAACGCGGAAGCCCCCGAAAAGGAATTCGCGCCCGCGACGGGCACGCTTTCGACCTACGACCCGCCGGGCGGCATCGGCATCCGCATGGACGACGCCGTCCGTCAGGGCGACGAAATCGGCGGTGACTACGACTCGATGATTGCAAAGCTCATCGTCACCGGGTCTGACCGCGAGGAAGTCCTCGTTCGCGCCGAGCGCGCACTCAACGAGTTCGACATCGAAGGACTTCGAACGGTCATTCCGTTCCACCGCCTCATGCTCACCGACGAGGCGTTCCGCGAGGGAAGCCACACGACGAAGTACCTCGACGAGGTGCTCGACCCCGAGCGCATCGAGGCCGCCGTCGAGCGCTGGTCCCCCGAAGCCGTCGCCGGCGACGAAGAGGAAGGAGAGGTGACAGAGCGCACCTTCACCGTCGAGGTCAACGGCAAGCGCTTCGAAGTCAGCCTCGAAGAGCGCGGCGCACCCGCTATCCCGCTCGGCGGCGCATCGGCCGCCGCGTCCGCATCGAAGCCCTCCGGCCCACGAAAGCGCCGTGAAGAGAGCGACGAAGGTGGACAGCAGGTAATCGAGGGTGACGGCGAGTCCGTCGCCGCCGAGATGCAGGGGACCATCCTCGCTGTCGAAGTCGACGAGGGCGACGACGTCGAGCCCGGCGACACTGTCTGCATCCTCGAAGCGATGAAGATGGAAAACGACGTTGTCGCCGAACGCGGTGGCACCGTCTCGCAGGTGCTCGTCGGCGAAGGCGATAGCGTCGACATGGGCGACGTGCTTCTCGTCCTCGAATAG